One genomic segment of Bactrocera dorsalis isolate Fly_Bdor unplaced genomic scaffold, ASM2337382v1 BdCtg164, whole genome shotgun sequence includes these proteins:
- the LOC105233185 gene encoding bursicon isoform X1, with the protein MLRKFRHGNHSPPRTKAASNHRFAALLLLYCIYFIFLRMSAAQAEEGVITGDNDISHIGDDCQVTPVIHVLQYPGCVPKPIPSFACVGRCASYIQVSGSKIWQMERSCMCCQESGEREAAVSLFCPKAKHGERKFKKVLTKAPLECMCRPCTSIEESGIVPQEIAGYSDEGPLNNHFRRIALHQNWEE; encoded by the exons ATGTTACGCAAGTTCAGGCATGGCAACCATTCTCCGCCAAGGACCAAAGCTGCGTCTAATCACCGGTTTGCTGCATTACTTCTtttatattgcatttatttcattttcttaagAATGAGCGCTGCTCAAGCTGAGGAAggtgttataacgggtgataaCG ACATCTCCCACATTGGCGACGATTGCCAAGTGACCCCGGTCATACATGTACTTCAATATCCTGGTTGCGTGCCCAAGCCGATACCTTCGTTCGCCTGTGTTGGACGCTGCGCCAGCTATATACAA GTCTCCGGTAGTAAAATTTGGCAAATGGAACGTTCATGCATGTGTTGTCAGGAGTCCGGTGAACGTGAAGCTGCTGTCTCGCTCTTTTGTCCCAAAGCCAAACACGGTGAACGGAAGTTTAAGAAAGTACTAACGAAAGCACCATTGGAATGCATGTGTCGTCCATGCACATCCATTGAGGAGTCCGGCATTGTGCCCCAGGAAATAGCCGGCTATTCCGACGAGGGTCCATTAAATAATCACTTCCGTCGTATTGCCTTACA CCAAAATTGGGAAGAATAA
- the LOC105233185 gene encoding bursicon isoform X2: MLRKFRHGNHSPPRTKAASNHRFAALLLLYCIYFIFLRMSAAQAEEGVITGDNDISHIGDDCQVTPVIHVLQYPGCVPKPIPSFACVGRCASYIQVSGSKIWQMERSCMCCQESGEREAAVSLFCPKAKHGERKFKKVLTKAPLECMCRPCTSIEESGIVPQEIAGYSDEGPLNNHFRRIALQ, encoded by the exons ATGTTACGCAAGTTCAGGCATGGCAACCATTCTCCGCCAAGGACCAAAGCTGCGTCTAATCACCGGTTTGCTGCATTACTTCTtttatattgcatttatttcattttcttaagAATGAGCGCTGCTCAAGCTGAGGAAggtgttataacgggtgataaCG ACATCTCCCACATTGGCGACGATTGCCAAGTGACCCCGGTCATACATGTACTTCAATATCCTGGTTGCGTGCCCAAGCCGATACCTTCGTTCGCCTGTGTTGGACGCTGCGCCAGCTATATACAA GTCTCCGGTAGTAAAATTTGGCAAATGGAACGTTCATGCATGTGTTGTCAGGAGTCCGGTGAACGTGAAGCTGCTGTCTCGCTCTTTTGTCCCAAAGCCAAACACGGTGAACGGAAGTTTAAGAAAGTACTAACGAAAGCACCATTGGAATGCATGTGTCGTCCATGCACATCCATTGAGGAGTCCGGCATTGTGCCCCAGGAAATAGCCGGCTATTCCGACGAGGGTCCATTAAATAATCACTTCCGTCGTATTGCCTTACAGTag